AGCAAGTGCTTCTCCTGGGGGCCCTCGGTCCCAGGCGAGGGCTGTGCCACATCTTCACCGTGGATCCGAGACACCTCCCTCCGGATGATGGCCATGGCCAGGCTGGTGTCGTGCTGGGGGCCAGCTGGGGGCATGGTGGTCTTGGGCAGGAGGTCACGCTCTGGGGAGGAGTCCGTGCTCTCCGGGGAGGGCGGGGAACTCATATCATCAAGCTGCATGAAGATGGTGTCACTGGAAAAGTCCTCAAAGAGGTGCCCCGCCTCCACAGAGTCGCCATAGTCCACGTCCTCCGCTGGACACGCGGCCAGCACCTCCGGGACCGGGGCAGTCTTGTGGACTTCGGGCCCTTCTGGCAAGCCGTCTGCTCCCGCTGAGGACGGGGGTCTAGCCGGGGACCTGGCTGGGGGCTCCCTGTCTGGCCTGGGCTCCCCCTGGGGAGCGGGTGCTGCAGAAGCCTCTTTCGGGGCCAACTTCCGCTCAGGGGAGTGGGGGCGGGGCCGCGAGCGCTTCTCCCGGGACCGAGGCCGCCGGTGCGCCCGGGGCCGGTGTTCCGAGCTGGGGGACCTGGACCTTCGCCGCCGCCTCTCGCGGGAGCCGCGCCTGTCTCGGGGCCgccccctcctctccctgggGTGCCTAGGGGGCGAGCACTCCCTCCCCCGAGACCTGGACCCTGACCGTCGCCTCTTCTTCCTGCGGCCCTCGCGGTGCTCGTGGGACGAGCTCCCAGGGCTCCCAGAGCGGGAGCGGGACCTCCGACGGCCGCGACCCCAGGAGCCTCTGCCGCGCTCCCTGCTCTTGTCCTTCGCCTTCTTCCGCTTGGCACGCTCGCGGCTGCTGGAGTGCTCGCTGGAGGACCTGCGGCCCCGGGCCTTGGGCCGGTGTCCCTTGGGCTGGTCCTCGCCCGCCGGCGGCGAGGCAGACCTGGAACTCCGGTCTCCTGAGCGGGAAGAGCGGGAGCCTGAGCGGCCGGCACGGTGCTCCCTGGTGGCCGCCCTCGGCTGCGGGCCTTTCTTCCGGCTGCGGGAACTGGAGCGGGAGCGGGAGCGGGAGAGGGAGCGCAGCTCCACGACCCTGTGGGTGGTGGCAGGCGGGGCGTCTGGGCTGGGCGGCGTGTCGGGCTCCACCACAGTCACGCAGGTCACTGTCCGGCCCTCGGAGCCGAAGAAGGAGCTGTGGGGAGGCAGCTCCTCATCGCCCCAGGGCTCCGGGGGGGACGGCCGCTGAGCCTGTGCGCAGGGCTCCTCATCCTGGAGCTCAGGCAGACTGGAGGGCCCCTGGGGGGGCTCCAGCTCTCTCCCCGCCCCTGTCTGCACCGTGTAGGAGGTGACGCAGCGCACGGGGGGCAGCACCGGGGCCTTGGGGCTGTCAACAGAGATGGTCCGCGTGATCTCCGAGGGCAGGAGGCCCAGACGCTCGGGGCTGCTGTTGGCAGAGCTGGAGTCGGAGCCCGTGGGGTTGAAGGGGTCATAGATCTCGCTCTTGAGCTGCTTCGTCTTCCTGACAGAGAAGAGGGGCGAGGGGCTCGCTCTCCTCTGCACCTTGCTGTCCACCGGCCGGAACGTGTTACAGAAGCCAGGGCTGAGCAGTCTGCCAGAATGGGCTGTGTTCCCAGGAATGTTGATCCTGAAACTCTCAAAGGTGGAGCCAACAGCCTTCCCCCGGGCCGGCCCCAGCGGGCCGGGGGGCTGGGGGCCCCCCCCGGAGTGCGTGCTGGGCTCCTGTGCGCCCCGGTTGCTGGGCTCACCCTCCACCCGGGCCCCGCAGCCAGGCTGTCCAGGGCCCTCCCTGCCTGTCAGCCGGCTGATGCAGGAGCTGGGGAGCTCGACGCCCTGCCTACTGGCAGGGCCCTCGTCCCCCCGGCTGCTGTCTCTCCTGATCTTTGGTATCCTGGGGAGCTCGGAGATGTCTGTCCGCCTGGGAGCTGGTCTCGGGGCCTGGCCCGGCACTGTACTCTTGGAGGGCGAGTCAGAACTGCTGTGTGAGGCCTTCAGCGCCGCAGGCCCAAGAGGCAGAGAGTGCTTGCTGTCACCGTTACACTGGCCACCCTCACTCTGCTGTATACCAGGTCTGCTCTCGCTGGACGAGGTCTGAGACTGGCCCAACCGAGGGGTCACCGAGGAGTCCGGCTTTGCCGCTGCCCCCGATGTGAGTGCAGGGAcacgggtgggggcgggggcggccctGCCCGGGCAGCTGGGCCCCGAGCTCTGTGGCCCGCTTCCTGACTGACGCCCCCAGGCGCCTTCTGGCTCTCTGGATGGACCAGCTGAGTTCTGCTGAAAAGAGACTGGCACTGAAAGACAGAAAGGCCGAGCCGTCGGTCCCGCTGGCCCCGCAAGGGGCTCCACCTCCCCCGGGACGCCCTCTCAGtgcggtggggggcgggggccccAGGCTCTCCGTGCTGCGGGCCACGCCCACTTCTGTTTCCTGCGCTCTTTATGCTATTCGTGGATCAGAAAGGGCCTGGGCTCTGACAGACCCCTGAAAAGGGAGCAGCACCCCAGGTTACCACTGACTGCAGCTGTGAGGCCTGGCCTGCCCTCTATGGCCAGATCCACCCCAGCCCTGAGACCCGCCGGGGCCCCGACCTGTGGAGAAGGCCCTGCGCGGGTCTCTGGGGCTGTGAGAGCAGACAAGCAGCTGTGCCGCAGCAAGGAGGGCCTGTGGGCCGCCTGGAAACCCCACCACCAACTGCACTATCAGCAAGCGACGGAAAGACATCTTTAGCCTTTAGCACCCTTACCCACTGCTTGAGAGTAAACCCTAGGGCCGCTGGGTCGGCCACACACAGACTGCCTCCAGGACGTGTGGCCCTAACCCGGGGCGTGCGGAGGGCCGCAGGAGGCCGCGGGCACAGCTGCTCACCTGCCCTCTTGGCGCTGAGGGAGCCGTCGCGGTGGATGATGATGTCGGCACCGTTCATCATCAGAAGGCTCTGGCCAGACAGGATGCTCCCCAGCAGGTCAGGGCTGGGCTCTGTGTCCACTTCCGGCTGGGGGGCCACGGCAGGAGCACCTCTCCTGCAAGCAGACCGGGCACGCCCTGCTGTCTCACCCCTCCAGCCCTGGTGCCCCACGTGCAGGCAGGGACCCCGAGAGAAGGAACAAGACCCACCCCCCAGCAGCTCCCACCAACGGACGGCAGGGCGAGGGGGTAGACGCATGCGAGGCCCTTGGCCCCAGCTACACCGACAGGCGGAGCGCAAGAGCAATGCTGCCTGGCTGGGCCGATGGACTGTCAGCCAGGAAAGAAGGCTGGCTCCTTGCCCAGCCCCGCCCTGCCCTACGCCCCATCCTTGTCCCTGCGCCCCGTGCCCCTGGCCTGGGACTAGCTGCAGCTCTTCCTCACCCACGAGCCAGGGAGAGGCCACAAGAGGCCTCAGGGTGCCATGTGGTAGAGCGCCCACCCGCCGTGGGGTCCACTGTTCTTGCGGGCCTGGGGCCCACCTGCACCCCATCCCATCCTACCCCCCAGGACAcacctggagagccccatggagATGGGTCTGGCTACAGGCTGGTGGGAGCGCAGGGCTGATCGGGAAAGAACCCTTCTCTTGGCGCTCAGAGGGGAAGCAGGACTTGCAGACGCCTCTTCACTGCTGGGGAGGAACACAGGCCAAAGGGCAGGTGGGCCTGCGTGTCCAGGCCCGGgaactccctcccaccctccacagCGAGCGGCCCTCGGCAGGCCCCGTGACTCAACGCCGAGCCAGGGCCTGTGCAGGGACCTCGTGTGAGCAGCCGCCCCGGCCTCCGAGtcgggagggatgggggcagacACGCCAGGGGAGCACGGAGCTCTTTTCATTCACCACCTAATGGGGTCTGAGAGCTGCTCAGAGCAAGGAACTTCACAAACAAACCCCAAGAGTGAGCCAGGCCCCAGCGGAAGTGGCGTGTCCACTAGCCTGAGGGAGAGAGCCCAGCCCCTCTGCACCCACCTGTCAAAGGGATCCAATTCATAGGGGTCTCCAAACAGGGAGAGGGAGGCTGCCCCGATGTCGGCTCGCATCAGCCCCAGAGACGGGTCTGCAGGCTTGTACACGGAGGGGGTGCAGGCTCCACAGGCCGGCCTGCAGAGGCCCAGCGTCCGTGCGATGCGCGAACGAGCCGTGGCTTCATTCTGAACCCAGGGTCAGAGGGAGAAACGACAGGGCTGAGATCCATGGCCTCCGGAAATGCCAGTTCAACTAGGAACCCACGGCACCAAACACGGGGCAGAGGGCTGGCCGCCCCAGAGCCTGAGGGGCGCATGTACTCATCACACAAGGACCCCGCCCAGGCCTCATTCCACCCGCCTCATACCAGGTGCCTGCTACCCTGGGCACAAGAGCCCAACAGGTGGGGCCCTGTGGTTCCAAAAGCCACTCTGCGGTACTCTGAACACACCTCGCTTCAGGCCCGTCTGCAGTCCACGCTGCAGAAATGTGCGTCTTTATTGGTGAGTCTCCAAGTAATTACAGAGACAGCTACTTCCGTGCCTCCCGCTGTCCCCCCACCGCACACAGGCCGGAGAACCCCCCTAGGGAGACCCCCGTCCCGGACTACCTTTATCTTCTGTGCTTTCCTCTTCTTCACACGACCTGGGCGTTTCTTCAACCTTGCCCCTGAGCTCCTGCTCTTTGCAGACAATCTGGACGGGGCTTTCTTTCTTCCTGACGTTTTCTTCCGTCTTCCTGCCAAGAGCACGTTGACAGCACTCGCTTTGCTGTCTGCCCCACCCTGCTGTCCCCCCAAGGCTCGGCCGACCAACAACTGTCCACCCCGCCTGGGGGCACTGCTCCCTTACTTCTTATTACGGGGTGTCTACACGCTTCCCCACGGGGGGCCGGGGGGCAGCACACAGCGAGGACGAGGCAAGTCTGAGCCTATGCTGATCTCCAGACCTGATCACTAGAACCAGCAAGGAGACGGTTTACACCACTACGGAACAACATTAGACCAGAGGACGCGAGCCGCTCAGCAGTCTCACCCTGAGGACtgctcccagaggctggggaacaGAGGACTTCACGGTATGTTTCCAGCAAACATATCCCGAGGACGACCCTGCACAGCCAGCAGCCACCTGGGTGCTCTGGGCAACGGCAGGATCCCCGGCGGCCACAGGGGGCCCCGAGGCCGCACTGCTCCTGCAGCCCCGGAGCACTCAGGAACCTCAGCCCAGAAGTGGGTTCCAAGGAAGACAGGGATCCACCCTTGTGACTGTGCGGTGGAAGCGTGTACACCGAGTCTGGGTCCCTGAGCCCATGACAAAGCTGAGAGCCCTGCGCGATCTCCACGGGAGGACGCTGCCGCAGCAGCTCAGGAACAAGAACTAGTCAGCACAGGAGCAGGCCGGGCGTCAGTGAGCCTGCACCGGCTGCGGAAGCCACGCTCCGTGACGCGGCCGGGAGGGAGAAGCCACTGCGCCATCTCCTCAGTGACTCGCAGACTTGAGCCTGACGGAACTCCACCCACAGCTGAACCAGCCTCAGGCCTCCAGCCACCCAGGAGGTGAGATCTGCCACCAAGAGACCTGCTTGCTCCACCCCATCAAGAGGACAGAGGCGCACGACAGGCAGCCCTAGCGCAGCACAGAGCTCTGCTCCAGCTCTACGTAAACTGCTTTAAAATTCCATCAGGTCTATGACACAGTTAGAACTTCCGATGCCGACAGGCTGCATCGTGAGGCTGTGGAATTACTCATCTCCTCAGGTGTAACAACGGTCTCGGGATTAAGTCAGAGAAAACACTCCCTCTCTTCCAGAAATGTGCCGCGAGACACGCACACGTAAGACGAGGACGTGCTTCAAAGTAACACAGGAGGCGGGGGGCACGGACA
The genomic region above belongs to Bos taurus isolate L1 Dominette 01449 registration number 42190680 breed Hereford chromosome 29, ARS-UCD2.0, whole genome shotgun sequence and contains:
- the PHRF1 gene encoding PHD and RING finger domain-containing protein 1, with protein sequence MDDDSLDELVDRSPGPDGHPRLRPAALASDAGSSDAHSDASEDDSGSEHSDEEDADGDLEDGSGSEDSEDDGDDLDALAAAADSQGALEGSGAFNSDDDSESCPICLNAFREQAVGTPENCAHYFCLDCIVEWSKNANSCPVDRTIFKCICIRAQFGGKILKKIPVESAHLGENENEDPTFCEVCGRSDREDRLLLCDGCDAGYHMECLDPPLQEVPVDEWFCPECATPGAASAADAGPVSEEEVSLLLADVVPTTSRLRPRTGRTRAIARTRQSERVRATVNRNRISTARRFQRVPRYLMSSLLDETIEAVAAGLSTAVYQRPGPRAPARRRRKGGRRKKTSGRKKAPSRLSAKSRSSGARLKKRPGRVKKRKAQKIKNEATARSRIARTLGLCRPACGACTPSVYKPADPSLGLMRADIGAASLSLFGDPYELDPFDSEEASASPASPLSAKRRVLSRSALRSHQPVARPISMGLSRRGAPAVAPQPEVDTEPSPDLLGSILSGQSLLMMNGADIIIHRDGSLSAKRAVPVSFQQNSAGPSREPEGAWGRQSGSGPQSSGPSCPGRAAPAPTRVPALTSGAAAKPDSSVTPRLGQSQTSSSESRPGIQQSEGGQCNGDSKHSLPLGPAALKASHSSSDSPSKSTVPGQAPRPAPRRTDISELPRIPKIRRDSSRGDEGPASRQGVELPSSCISRLTGREGPGQPGCGARVEGEPSNRGAQEPSTHSGGGPQPPGPLGPARGKAVGSTFESFRINIPGNTAHSGRLLSPGFCNTFRPVDSKVQRRASPSPLFSVRKTKQLKSEIYDPFNPTGSDSSSANSSPERLGLLPSEITRTISVDSPKAPVLPPVRCVTSYTVQTGAGRELEPPQGPSSLPELQDEEPCAQAQRPSPPEPWGDEELPPHSSFFGSEGRTVTCVTVVEPDTPPSPDAPPATTHRVVELRSLSRSRSRSSSRSRKKGPQPRAATREHRAGRSGSRSSRSGDRSSRSASPPAGEDQPKGHRPKARGRRSSSEHSSSRERAKRKKAKDKSRERGRGSWGRGRRRSRSRSGSPGSSSHEHREGRRKKRRRSGSRSRGRECSPPRHPRERRGRPRDRRGSRERRRRRSRSPSSEHRPRAHRRPRSREKRSRPRPHSPERKLAPKEASAAPAPQGEPRPDREPPARSPARPPSSAGADGLPEGPEVHKTAPVPEVLAACPAEDVDYGDSVEAGHLFEDFSSDTIFMQLDDMSSPPSPESTDSSPERDLLPKTTMPPAGPQHDTSLAMAIIRREVSRIHGEDVAQPSPGTEGPQEKHLLQQDADEAAAVPCALGAQAPGGMPVGKEEGPSQNPLLRAKALVKRVTWNLQEAECGAPANDRGLSRRQSCGLEGPRTPTPICWPPGTPLHRPQKPREGVWESDDVGPMAGFQQAPFSEPPAPAYALPEPGFPYTDPSQVQSPSLPPGPALPSGIPPYAPISQPAVQFLLQGSLPLPGCGAAQSMAPVSTTPTAASEPAGHAAATTAANNSEERTAPPRPTPEKAKNEEYMKKLHVQERAVEEVKLAIKPFYQKREVTKEEYKDILRKAVQKICHSKSGEINPVKVGNLVKAYVDKYRHMRRHRRAEAGEEPPAQSAEG
- the PHRF1 gene encoding PHD and RING finger domain-containing protein 1 isoform X4 — translated: MDDDSLDELVDRSPGPDGHPRLRPAALASDAEGSSDAHSDASEDDSGSEHSDEEDADGDLEDGSGSEDSEDDGDDLDALAAAADSQGALEGSGAFNSDDDSESCPICLNAFREQAVGTPENCAHYFCLDCIVEWSKNANSCPVDRTIFKCICIRAQFGGKILKKIPVESAHLGENENEDPTFCEVCGRSDREDRLLLCDGCDAGYHMECLDPPLQEVPVDEWFCPECATPGAASAADAGPVSEEEVSLLLADVVPTTSRLRPRTGRTRAIARTRQSERVRATVNRNRISTARRFQRVPRYLMSSLLDETIEAVAAGLSTAVYQRPGPRAPARRRRKGGRRKKTSGRKKAPSRLSAKSRSSGARLKKRPGRVKKRKAQKIKNEATARSRIARTLGLCRPACGACTPSVYKPADPSLGLMRADIGAASLSLFGDPYELDPFDSEEASASPASPLSAKRRVLSRSALRSHQPVARPISMGLSRRGAPAVAPQPEVDTEPSPDLLGSILSGQSLLMMNGADIIIHRDGSLSAKRAVPVSFQQNSAGPSREPEGAWGRQSGSGPQSSGPSCPGRAAPAPTRVPALTSGAAAKPDSSVTPRLGQSQTSSSESRPGIQQSEGGQCNGDSKHSLPLGPAALKASHSSSDSPSKSTVPGQAPRPAPRRTDISELPRIPKIRRDSSRGDEGPASRQGVELPSSCISRLTGREGPGQPGCGARVEGEPSNRGAQEPSTHSGGGPQPPGPLGPARGKAVGSTFESFRINIPGNTAHSGRLLSPGFCNTFRPVDSKVQRRASPSPLFSVRKTKQLKSEIYDPFNPTGSDSSSANSSPERLGLLPSEITRTISVDSPKAPVLPPVRCVTSYTVQTGAGRELEPPQGPSSLPELQDEEPCAQAQRPSPPEPWGDEELPPHSSFFGSEGRTVTCVTVVEPDTPPSPDAPPATTHRVVELRSLSRSRSRSSSRSRKKGPQPRAATREHRAGRSGSRSSRSGDRSSRSASPPAGEDQPKGHRPKARGRRSSSEHSSSRERAKRKKAKDKSRERGRGSWGRGRRRSRSRSGSPGSSSHEHREGRRKKRRRSGSRSRGRECSPPRHPRERRGRPRDRRGSRERRRRRSRSPSSEHRPRAHRRPRSREKRSRPRPHSPERKLAPKEASAAPAPQGEPRPDREPPARSPARPPSSAGADGLPEGPEVHKTAPVPEVLAACPAEDVDYGDSVEAGHLFEDFSSDTIFMQLDDMSSPPSPESTDSSPERDLLPKTTMPPAGPQHDTSLAMAIIRREVSRIHGEDVAQPSPGTEGPQEKHLLQQDADEAAAVPCALGAQAPGGMPVGKEEGPSQNPLLRAKALVKRVTWNLQEAECGAPANDRGLWTPLHRPQKPREGVWESDDVGPMAGFQQAPFSEPPAPAYALPEPGFPYTDPSQVQSPSLPPGPALPSGIPPYAPISQPAVQFLLQGSLPLPGCGAAQSMAPVSTTPTAASEPAGHAAATTAANNSEERTAPPRPTPEKAKNEEYMKKLHVQERAVEEVKLAIKPFYQKREVTKEEYKDILRKAVQKICHSKSGEINPVKVGNLVKAYVDKYRHMRRHRRAEAGEEPPAQSAEG
- the PHRF1 gene encoding PHD and RING finger domain-containing protein 1 isoform X2, with amino-acid sequence MDDDSLDELVDRSPGPDGHPRLRPAALASDAEGSSDAHSDASEDDSGSEHSDEEDADGDLEDGSGSEDSEDDGDDLDALAAAADSQGALEGSGAFNSDDDSESCPICLNAFREQAVGTPENCAHYFCLDCIVEWSKNANSCPVDRTIFKCICIRAQFGGKILKKIPVESAHLGENENEDPTFCEVCGRSDREDRLLLCDGCDAGYHMECLDPPLQEVPVDEWFCPECATPGAASAADAGPVSEEEVSLLLADVVPTTSRLRPRTGRTRAIARTRQSERVRATVNRNRISTARRFQRVPRYLMSSLLDETIEAVAAGLSTAVYQRPGPRAPARRRRKGGRRKKTSGRKKAPSRLSAKSRSSGARLKKRPGRVKKRKAQKIKNEATARSRIARTLGLCRPACGACTPSVYKPADPSLGLMRADIGAASLSLFGDPYELDPFDSEEASASPASPLSAKRRVLSRSALRSHQPVARPISMGLSRRGAPAVAPQPEVDTEPSPDLLGSILSGQSLLMMNGADIIIHRDGSLSAKRAVPVSFQQNSAGPSREPEGAWGRQSGSGPQSSGPSCPGRAAPAPTRVPALTSGAAAKPDSSVTPRLGQSQTSSSESRPGIQQSEGGQCNGDSKHSLPLGPAALKASHSSSDSPSKSTVPGQAPRPAPRRTDISELPRIPKIRRDSSRGDEGPASRQGVELPSSCISRLTGREGPGQPGCGARVEGEPSNRGAQEPSTHSGGGPQPPGPLGPARGKAVGSTFESFRINIPGNTAHSGRLLSPGFCNTFRPVDSKVQRRASPSPLFSVRKTKQLKSEIYDPFNPTGSDSSSANSSPERLGLLPSEITRTISVDSPKAPVLPPVRCVTSYTVQTGAGRELEPPQGPSSLPELQDEEPCAQAQRPSPPEPWGDEELPPHSSFFGSEGRTVTCVTVVEPDTPPSPDAPPATTHRVVELRSLSRSRSRSSSRSRKKGPQPRAATREHRAGRSGSRSSRSGDRSSRSASPPAGEDQPKGHRPKARGRRSSSEHSSSRERAKRKKAKDKSRERGRGSWGRGRRRSRSRSGSPGSSSHEHREGRRKKRRRSGSRSRGRECSPPRHPRERRGRPRDRRGSRERRRRRSRSPSSEHRPRAHRRPRSREKRSRPRPHSPERKLAPKEASAAPAPQGEPRPDREPPARSPARPPSSAGADGLPEGPEVHKTAPVPEVLAACPAEDVDYGDSVEAGHLFEDFSSDTIFMQLDDMSSPPSPESTDSSPERDLLPKTTMPPAGPQHDTSLAMAIIRREVSRIHGEDVAQPSPGTEGPQEKHLLQQDADEAAAVPCALGAQAPGGMPVGKEEGPSQNPLLRAKALVKRVTWNLQEAECGAPANDRGLSRRQSCGLEGPRTPTPICWPPGTPLHRPQKPREGVWESDDVGPMAGFQQAPFSEPPAPAYALPEPGFPYTDPSQVQSPSLPPGPALPSGIPPYAPISQPAVQFLLQGSLPLPGCGAAQSMAPVSTTPTAASEPAGHAAATTAANNSEERTAPPRPTPEKAKNEEYMKKLHVQERAVEEVKLAIKPFYQKREVTKEEYKDILRKAVQKICHSKSGEINPVKVGNLVKAYVDKYRHMRRHRRAEAGEEPPAQSAEG
- the PHRF1 gene encoding PHD and RING finger domain-containing protein 1 isoform X3, with translation MDDDSLDELVDRSPGPDGHPRLRPAALASDAEGSSDAHSDASEDDSGSEHSDEEDADGDLEDGSGSEDSEDDGDDLDALAAAADSQGALEGSGAFNSDDDSESCPICLNAFREQAVGTPENCAHYFCLDCIVEWSKNANSCPVDRTIFKCICIRAQFGGKILKKIPVESAHLGENENEDPTFCEVCGRSDREDRLLLCDGCDAGYHMECLDPPLQEVPVDEWFCPECATPGAASAADAGPVSEEEVSLLLADVVPTTSRLRPRTGRTRAIARTRQSERVRATVNRNRISTARRFQRVPRYLMSSLLDETIEAVAAGLSTAVYQRPGPRAPARRRRKGGRRKKTSGRKKAPSRLSAKSRSSGARLKKRPGRVKKRKAQKIKNEATARSRIARTLGLCRPACGACTPSVYKPADPSLGLMRADIGAASLSLFGDPYELDPFDSSEEASASPASPLSAKRRVLSRSALRSHQPVARPISMGLSRRGAPAVAPQPEVDTEPSPDLLGSILSGQSLLMMNGADIIIHRDGSLSAKRAVPVSFQQNSAGPSREPEGAWGRQSGSGPQSSGPSCPGRAAPAPTRVPALTSGAAAKPDSSVTPRLGQSQTSSSESRPGIQQSEGGQCNGDSKHSLPLGPAALKASHSSSDSPSKSTVPGQAPRPAPRRTDISELPRIPKIRRDSSRGDEGPASRQGVELPSSCISRLTGREGPGQPGCGARVEGEPSNRGAQEPSTHSGGGPQPPGPLGPARGKAVGSTFESFRINIPGNTAHSGRLLSPGFCNTFRPVDSKVQRRASPSPLFSVRKTKQLKSEIYDPFNPTGSDSSSANSSPERLGLLPSEITRTISVDSPKAPVLPPVRCVTSYTVQTGAGRELEPPQGPSSLPELQDEEPCAQAQRPSPPEPWGDEELPPHSSFFGSEGRTVTCVTVVEPDTPPSPDAPPATTHRVVELRSLSRSRSRSSSRSRKKGPQPRAATREHRAGRSGSRSSRSGDRSSRSASPPAGEDQPKGHRPKARGRRSSSEHSSSRERAKRKKAKDKSRERGRGSWGRGRRRSRSRSGSPGSSSHEHREGRRKKRRRSGSRSRGRECSPPRHPRERRGRPRDRRGSRERRRRRSRSPSSEHRPRAHRRPRSREKRSRPRPHSPERKLAPKEASAAPAPQGEPRPDREPPARSPARPPSSAGADGLPEGPEVHKTAPVPEVLAACPAEDVDYGDSVEAGHLFEDFSSDTIFMQLDDMSSPPSPESTDSSPERDLLPKTTMPPAGPQHDTSLAMAIIRREVSRIHGEDVAQPSPGTEGPQEKHLLQQDADEAAAVPCALGAQAPGGMPVGKEEGPSQNPLLRAKALVKRVTWNLQEAECGAPANDRGLWTPLHRPQKPREGVWESDDVGPMAGFQQAPFSEPPAPAYALPEPGFPYTDPSQVQSPSLPPGPALPSGIPPYAPISQPAVQFLLQGSLPLPGCGAAQSMAPVSTTPTAASEPAGHAAATTAANNSEERTAPPRPTPEKAKNEEYMKKLHVQERAVEEVKLAIKPFYQKREVTKEEYKDILRKAVQKICHSKSGEINPVKVGNLVKAYVDKYRHMRRHRRAEAGEEPPAQSAEG
- the PHRF1 gene encoding PHD and RING finger domain-containing protein 1 isoform X1, coding for MDDDSLDELVDRSPGPDGHPRLRPAALASDAEGSSDAHSDASEDDSGSEHSDEEDADGDLEDGSGSEDSEDDGDDLDALAAAADSQGALEGSGAFNSDDDSESCPICLNAFREQAVGTPENCAHYFCLDCIVEWSKNANSCPVDRTIFKCICIRAQFGGKILKKIPVESAHLGENENEDPTFCEVCGRSDREDRLLLCDGCDAGYHMECLDPPLQEVPVDEWFCPECATPGAASAADAGPVSEEEVSLLLADVVPTTSRLRPRTGRTRAIARTRQSERVRATVNRNRISTARRFQRVPRYLMSSLLDETIEAVAAGLSTAVYQRPGPRAPARRRRKGGRRKKTSGRKKAPSRLSAKSRSSGARLKKRPGRVKKRKAQKIKNEATARSRIARTLGLCRPACGACTPSVYKPADPSLGLMRADIGAASLSLFGDPYELDPFDSSEEASASPASPLSAKRRVLSRSALRSHQPVARPISMGLSRRGAPAVAPQPEVDTEPSPDLLGSILSGQSLLMMNGADIIIHRDGSLSAKRAVPVSFQQNSAGPSREPEGAWGRQSGSGPQSSGPSCPGRAAPAPTRVPALTSGAAAKPDSSVTPRLGQSQTSSSESRPGIQQSEGGQCNGDSKHSLPLGPAALKASHSSSDSPSKSTVPGQAPRPAPRRTDISELPRIPKIRRDSSRGDEGPASRQGVELPSSCISRLTGREGPGQPGCGARVEGEPSNRGAQEPSTHSGGGPQPPGPLGPARGKAVGSTFESFRINIPGNTAHSGRLLSPGFCNTFRPVDSKVQRRASPSPLFSVRKTKQLKSEIYDPFNPTGSDSSSANSSPERLGLLPSEITRTISVDSPKAPVLPPVRCVTSYTVQTGAGRELEPPQGPSSLPELQDEEPCAQAQRPSPPEPWGDEELPPHSSFFGSEGRTVTCVTVVEPDTPPSPDAPPATTHRVVELRSLSRSRSRSSSRSRKKGPQPRAATREHRAGRSGSRSSRSGDRSSRSASPPAGEDQPKGHRPKARGRRSSSEHSSSRERAKRKKAKDKSRERGRGSWGRGRRRSRSRSGSPGSSSHEHREGRRKKRRRSGSRSRGRECSPPRHPRERRGRPRDRRGSRERRRRRSRSPSSEHRPRAHRRPRSREKRSRPRPHSPERKLAPKEASAAPAPQGEPRPDREPPARSPARPPSSAGADGLPEGPEVHKTAPVPEVLAACPAEDVDYGDSVEAGHLFEDFSSDTIFMQLDDMSSPPSPESTDSSPERDLLPKTTMPPAGPQHDTSLAMAIIRREVSRIHGEDVAQPSPGTEGPQEKHLLQQDADEAAAVPCALGAQAPGGMPVGKEEGPSQNPLLRAKALVKRVTWNLQEAECGAPANDRGLSRRQSCGLEGPRTPTPICWPPGTPLHRPQKPREGVWESDDVGPMAGFQQAPFSEPPAPAYALPEPGFPYTDPSQVQSPSLPPGPALPSGIPPYAPISQPAVQFLLQGSLPLPGCGAAQSMAPVSTTPTAASEPAGHAAATTAANNSEERTAPPRPTPEKAKNEEYMKKLHVQERAVEEVKLAIKPFYQKREVTKEEYKDILRKAVQKICHSKSGEINPVKVGNLVKAYVDKYRHMRRHRRAEAGEEPPAQSAEG